The Deinococcus roseus genome includes the window ATCATAAGTTCAATCCGAATTTTCCACGGTTACAAAATCCGAAAACTTATGACTGGACACAGCATTTAACATCAAACACGCTCAATCAGACAGGCAATCCCCTGTCCCCCTCCGATACACAAACTCCCCACACCCCACTGCAGGTTGCGCTCATGCAATTCCATGGCCAGCGTGTAAAGCACCCGTGCACCACTCATGCCCACAGGGTGCCCCAGGGCCACGGCTCCACCGTTCACATTGGTTTTTTCCAGGTCCAGGTTCAGGTCGTGGGCCACCCCCAGAAACTGGGCTGCAAAAGCCTCGTTCACTTCAATCAGATCAATGTCTGAGAGGGTCTTGCCCTGCCGTTCCAGCAACCTGGGAATGGCCAGACTGGGACCCAGGCCCATCAGTTCAGGAGGCACCCCCACCGAGTGAAACCCGTGGATGCGGGCCAGAATGGGCAAACCCTGCGCTCTGGCATGTTCTTCGGTGGCAAACACCATCATGCAGGCCCCATCGTTGATGCCACTGGCATTTGCGGCGGTGACCGTGCCGTCTTTTTTGAAGACGGCACGCAATTTGGAGATGGCTTCCAGGGTGGTGTCCTGGGGCCTCTCGTCCTGATCGATCAGTCCTGTGCGGGTGCCCACCGGAACAATTTCTTTTGCAAAGCGCCCGGATTGCTGGGCAGCCCTGGCCCTCTGGTGGCTGATCACAGTCCATTCGTCCTGCTGCTCCCGACTGATCCCGTATTTTTCTGCGATGTTCTCTGCCGTGATGCCCATGGGCAGATCGGAAACCCCGCAGGTCAGGGTGTGGGTGAGGGTGTCCAGCAAAGCCTGATGCCCGAGTTTCTGACC containing:
- a CDS encoding thiolase family protein — encoded protein: MGVVLVSGARTAIGAMGGAFKDISESELAIHALRGALTRAGVHPEDLQELVLGQVISAGRSAYNARKVALEAGLREDVPSYQVNQLCGSGMRAAYSAFQALKTGEHQIMTAGGAENMTQAPYILPTARYGQKLGHQALLDTLTHTLTCGVSDLPMGITAENIAEKYGISREQQDEWTVISHQRARAAQQSGRFAKEIVPVGTRTGLIDQDERPQDTTLEAISKLRAVFKKDGTVTAANASGINDGACMMVFATEEHARAQGLPILARIHGFHSVGVPPELMGLGPSLAIPRLLERQGKTLSDIDLIEVNEAFAAQFLGVAHDLNLDLEKTNVNGGAVALGHPVGMSGARVLYTLAMELHERNLQWGVGSLCIGGGQGIACLIERV